In the genome of Spirochaetia bacterium, one region contains:
- a CDS encoding MBL fold metallo-hydrolase, translating into MKIQYLGTAAAEGIPAVFCNCDLCRKARIAGGKNLRTRSQALIDGKLLIDYPPDSYTHMQSYKLNFATISSIIVTHSHQDHFYPWDFIFRSSPYGFNYAGKLTVYGNDKVTKKGQELIAQHFLQDKNAVEFQYLEPFKPFEVEGITVTALLATHDPNEHCYIYLLEKEGKRLVYAHDTGFFPEVTFSYLYGKHCNLLSLDCTMGRLNDGHYHMGLSDDISLVEKLTDMGCCCSDTTVVLNHFSHNGGLLYEELNQLVASRGYTVAYDGLEIEV; encoded by the coding sequence ATGAAAATTCAATATTTAGGAACTGCTGCAGCTGAAGGAATTCCTGCAGTGTTTTGTAACTGCGATTTATGCCGTAAAGCACGAATTGCCGGTGGGAAAAACTTACGGACTAGATCCCAGGCACTCATTGATGGGAAACTATTAATTGATTATCCACCTGATAGTTACACACATATGCAGTCTTATAAGCTAAATTTTGCCACTATTTCATCTATTATTGTAACTCATTCACATCAGGACCATTTTTATCCTTGGGATTTTATTTTTAGATCTTCTCCTTATGGATTCAATTATGCGGGAAAATTAACAGTATATGGGAACGATAAAGTTACAAAGAAAGGACAGGAATTAATTGCTCAACATTTTTTGCAGGATAAAAACGCTGTAGAATTTCAGTATCTAGAACCTTTCAAACCATTTGAGGTTGAGGGGATTACAGTTACAGCATTGTTGGCTACTCATGATCCAAACGAACATTGCTATATTTATCTATTAGAGAAAGAGGGAAAAAGATTGGTCTATGCCCATGATACAGGTTTTTTCCCTGAAGTTACCTTCTCATACCTTTATGGTAAACACTGCAACTTACTCAGTCTCGATTGTACGATGGGGAGGCTTAATGATGGACATTATCATATGGGTCTTTCAGACGATATATCTTTGGTAGAAAAGCTGACAGATATGGGATGTTGCTGTTCTGATACAACTGTAGTACTTAACCATTTTTCCCACAATGGTGGATTACTTTATGAGGAACTTAATCAATTAGTTGCTTCTCGCGGATATACTGTTGCCTATGATGGACTTGAGATTGAAGTCTAG